CTGGTGTAACAGGAGATACTGGTGCAACTGGGGTTACTGGAGTTACTGGTGTAACGGGAGATACCGAGCAACTGGAGCTACTGGAGTAACAGGAGCTACTGGAATTACTGGTGTAACTGGTGTAACTGGGGCAACCGGAGAAACCGGTACAACGGTGTAACAGGAGCTACCGGAGTAACAGGAGCTACTGGAGTAACGGGTGAAACAGGAGCCACTGGAGATACTGGGGCAACTGGAGATACCGGAGCTACTGGTGTAACGGGAGATACAGGAGCAACAGGAGCAACTGGAGCAACTGAGTTACTGGGCAACCCGGAGTAACGGGATACCGGGTTACTGGGAACGGAGATCGGTGCTACTGGGTAACTGATAACAGGAGCTACTGGAATTACTGGTGTAACTGGGGCAACCGGAGAAACCGGTACAACGGGTGTAACAGGAGATACCGGAGCAACTGGAGTAACTGGAGATATCGGAGTAACTGGAGCCACTGGTGAAACAGGGGTTACTGGAGTAACGGGTGAAACAGGAGTAACTGGAGCCACTGGAATTACTGGTGTAACAGGAGATACTGGTGCAACTGGGGTTACTGGAGTTACTGGTGTAACGGGAGATACCGGAGCAACTGGAGCTACTGGAGTAACAGGAGCTACTGGAATTACTGGTGTAACTGGTGTAACTGGGGCAACCGGAGAAACCGGTACAACGGGTGTAACAGGAGCTACCGGAGTAACAGGAGCTACTGGAGTAACGGGTGAAACAGGAGCCACTGGAGATACTGGGGCAACTGGAGATACCGGAGCTACTGGTGTAACGGGAGATACAGGAGCAACAGGAGCAACTGGAGCAACTGGAGTTACTGGGGCAACCGGAGTAACGGGAGATACCGGAGTTACTGGAGTAACGGGAGATACTGGTGCTACTGGAGTAACTGGAGTAACTGGAGCTACTGGAGCAACTGGAGCAACGGGTGATACCGGAGTTACTGGAGTAACTGGAATTACTGGAGCTACCGGTGTAACTGGTGAAACAGGAGCTACTGGAGTTACAGGTGATATCGGAGTAACTGGAGTAACAGGAGCCACTGGAGCAACGGGAGATACTGGAGTAACGGGTGAAACAGGAGCCACTGGAGATACTGGAGTAACTGGAGTTACAGGTGCAACTGGAGCTACTGGTGCAACGGGAGTAACGGGAGATACCGGAGTTACTGGAGTAACTGGAATTACTGGAGCTACCGGTGTAACTGGTGAAACAGGAGCTACTGGAGTTACAGGTGATACCGGAGCCACTGGAGCAACAGGAGATACTGGTGCAACTGGGGTTACTGGTGAGACTGGGGTTACAGGAGATACTGGAGCAACCGGAGAAACCGGTGCAACTGGAGTAACAGGAGATACTGGTGTAACTGGAGCAACGGGTGAGACTGGGGTTACAGGTGTAACAGGAGATACCGGAGTTACTGGTGTAACTGGAGCTACTGGGGCAACCGGGGCAACCGGAGTAATTGGAGACACTGGAGCTACTGGTGTAACAGGAGCAACTGGAATTACTGGAGCCACTGGTGAAACTGGGGCAACTGGAGTAACTGGAGTAACAGGTGATACTGGAGTTACTGGGGCCGCTGGAGCAACGGGTGAGACTGGAGCTACAGGAGATACTGGTGCAACTGGGGTTACTGGAGCAACGGGTGTAACAGGAGATACCGGGGCAACTGGGGTTACTGGTGTAACGGGAGATACCGGAGTTACAGGAGCAATAGGTGATACTGGAGTAACTGGAGCAACGGGTGAGACTGGGGTTACAGGTGTAACAGGAGATACCGGAGTTACAGGAGCAACAGGTGAGACTGGAGTTACTGGTGAGACTGGAGTTACTGGTGCAACCGGAGATACCGGAGCCACTGGAGTAACAGGTGCAACTGGAGTAACTGGAGTAACTGGGGTTACTGGAGATACCGGAGCAACTGGAATTACTGGTGCAACCGGAGATACTGGTGCAACTGGGGTTACTGGAGCAACGGGTGAGACTGGGGTTACAGGTGTAACAGGAGATACCGGAGTTACAGGAGCAACAGGTGAGACTGGAGCTACTGGAGAAACCGGAGCAACTGGGGTTACAGGAGCAACTGGAATTACTGGTGAGACCGGAGTAACAGGAGCTACTGGAGTAACTGGTGATACTGGAGCAACGGGTAATACTGGAGTTACCGGAGCAACTGGGGTAACTGGAGACACAGGAGCAACCGGAGAAACCGGAGCAACGGGTGTAACAGGAGATACCGGAGCCACTGGAGTAACCGGAGACACTGGAGCTACTGGAGCTACTGGAGCTACTGGAATTACTGGTGCAACCGGAGATACTGGAGCTACTGGTGTAACGGGAGATACAGGAGCAACCGGAGAAATCGGAGCTACTGGGGTTACAGGTGATACTGGAGCCACTGGGGTTACTGGAGATACCGGAGCAACTGGAGTAACTGGTGATACAGGAGCTACTGGTGTAACGGGAGATACAGGAGCAACCGGAGAAACCGGAGCAACGGGTGTAACAGGAGATACCGGAGCAACTGGAGTAACCGGAGTAACCGGAGTTACAGGAGTAACTGGAGATACCGGAGTAACTGGAGTAACTGGAGATACCGGAGTAACTGGAGTAACTGGAGTAACTGGAGTAACTGGAGTAACTGGAGATACCGGAGTAACTGGAGTAACTGGAGATACCGGAGCTACTGGTGTAACGGGAGATACAGGAGCAACCGGAGAAACCGGAGCAACGGGTGTAACAGGAGATACCGGAGCCACTGGAGCAACCGGAGAAACCGGAGTTACAGGAGTAACTGGAGTAACTGGAGCAACGGGTGTTACTGGAGATACCGGAGCAACTGGGGTTACAGGTGATACTGGAATTACTGGTGCAACCGGAGATACTGGAGCCACTGGAGCTACCGGTGTTACAGGAGCAACAGGAGTAACCGGAGCAACCGGAGGAACAATTGGATTTACACAGACAAATGGTACCTCCGTAAATCTTCCAACAGGAACTCCTGTTACTATTCTTTCTACGTCAATAACCAGTACTGCTGGTAAATTATTAAAAATAGATTCTATGGCAGAAGTTGAGATAACTACTACAGTTAGTGCTACTTCTCAGTATACAATTTTATATAGTCTGTTAAAGGATGGAACGTCTATTGCTTCTGTGACAATTGAAAAAGATAAAGATTTTGCTAGTGCTGCAACACGTATTTCGGGAGAGATTCCAAATTTGACATGGGTTGATACAGTGATAGATGCTTTATCTCACACTTATAGTATTGAGGTCACAGTTTCTGGAACTGGTATTGTATCCCCATCTGTGGCAATTACTAGGGCACTAAATATAATCTAATAAGACAAATAAACAGGGGCTGGTCATTATGGATTAAGTACTAGGATTATATAAATCAAGCAAATTATTCAGAGTGACTACAAGCACGAAATAAAGAATATCCCAACTTTTGTTGGGATATTTTTCTATTAACGAAAAGGGATTTTATACTTAACAAGAGTTAAGTACATATACCAATTACACTTATGGAGCAATTATTAGAGGTGATATTATTTTTTAGAATGATATTCTAACAGATATATTTTCAACAATTTAATTTCAGCTTTTGAATACTAATGTTGTAGGATAAATGGATGTCTAAATGATATACAGCACCTTTTTATATAACTCTAAGTTATATAAAATCCTCCAGTACTCGTTTTTATAGTAGTAACATATTATATATTTGTTTCATTATCATCATACGCTATATTTAGTAAATATTTGCCGTATTGTGTTTTTATTAGTGGTTCAGATAATTTTAATAGTTGATCCCTATTTATAAAACCATTAATATAAGCTATTTCTTCTATGCAAGCTACATATAGTCCTTGCCTTGATTGCAGTGCTTCTACAAAATTGGCAGCATCTAAAAGTCCTCTATAAGTTCCTGTATCAAGCCATGCCATTCCTCTACCCATTAATTCTACTTTTAAATTTTTTCTTTTTAGATATTCGTTATTCACTGATGTGATTTCTAGTTCACCTCTATCAGAGGGTTTAACATCTTTAGCAATTTCTATTACATCATTATCATAAAAGTATAGACCACAAACTGCGTAATTTGATTTTGGATTTTCTGGCTTTTCCTCTATTGATATTATATTGTTGTTTTCATCGAATTCAACTACTCCAAAATCTTTTGGATTACTTACATGGTATCCAAAAATAGTGGCTCCTTCTTTTCTATTTGCAGCGGCTTTAAG
This window of the Clostridium estertheticum genome carries:
- a CDS encoding beta strand repeat-containing protein, which encodes MTGVTGVTGATGETGTTGVTGATGVTGATGVTGETGATGDTGATGDTGATGVTGDTGATGATGATGVTGATGVTGDTGVTGVTGDTGATGVTGVTGATGATGATGDTGVTGVTGITGATGVTGETGATGVTGDIGVTGVTGATGATGDTGVTGETGATGDTGVTGVTGATGATGATGVTGDTGVTGVTGITGATGVTGETGATGVTGDTGATGATGDTGATGVTGETGVTGDTGATGETGATGVTGDTGVTGATGETGVTGVTGDTGVTGVTGATGATGATGVIGDTGATGVTGATGITGATGETGATGVTGVTGDTGVTGAAGATGETGATGDTGATGVTGATGVTGDTGATGVTGVTGDTGVTGAIGDTGVTGATGETGVTGVTGDTGVTGATGETGVTGETGVTGATGDTGATGVTGATGVTGVTGVTGDTGATGITGATGDTGATGVTGATGETGVTGVTGDTGVTGATGETGATGETGATGVTGATGITGETGVTGATGVTGDTGATGNTGVTGATGVTGDTGATGETGATGVTGDTGATGVTGDTGATGATGATGITGATGDTGATGVTGDTGATGEIGATGVTGDTGATGVTGDTGATGVTGDTGATGVTGDTGATGETGATGVTGDTGATGVTGVTGVTGVTGDTGVTGVTGDTGVTGVTGVTGVTGVTGDTGVTGVTGDTGATGVTGDTGATGETGATGVTGDTGATGATGETGVTGVTGVTGATGVTGDTGATGVTGDTGITGATGDTGATGATGVTGATGVTGATGGTIGFTQTNGTSVNLPTGTPVTILSTSITSTAGKLLKIDSMAEVEITTTVSATSQYTILYSLLKDGTSIASVTIEKDKDFASAATRISGEIPNLTWVDTVIDALSHTYSIEVTVSGTGIVSPSVAITRALNII
- the rfbA gene encoding glucose-1-phosphate thymidylyltransferase RfbA, which produces MKGIVLAGGSGTRLYPITKSISKQILPIYDKPMIYYPLSVLMLAGIKDILIISTPRDITSFEELLGDGSFLGINLQYAVQQYPRGLADAFIIGEHFIGDDRVALILGDNIFHGYGFTKRLKAAANRKEGATIFGYHVSNPKDFGVVEFDENNNIISIEEKPENPKSNYAVCGLYFYDNDVIEIAKDVKPSDRGELEITSVNNEYLKRKNLKVELMGRGMAWLDTGTYRGLLDAANFVEALQSRQGLYVACIEEIAYINGFINRDQLLKLSEPLIKTQYGKYLLNIAYDDNETNI